The following proteins come from a genomic window of Pseudomonas sp. MAG733B:
- a CDS encoding SPOR domain-containing protein, with amino-acid sequence MALLDKAYKQRMVGALVLVALAVIFLPMLFSRQDEQRHVTVEAPAAPQAPAMPQVQVEPVVVPEPQALPQEPVPSDDEIAQQEVPVAPVAPAPTAKAVTPPPAPAPVPALAAKPATAPAQPITAAPGKPDTTQSRVDANGLSVSWSVQLASLANRESAEKLQKTLRSQGYNAYIRTADGKNRVFVGPLIERAEADRLRDLLNRQQNLKGFVVRFQPERG; translated from the coding sequence ATGGCATTGCTGGATAAGGCCTACAAACAGCGCATGGTCGGCGCCCTGGTTCTGGTGGCGCTGGCGGTGATTTTCCTGCCAATGCTGTTCTCGCGGCAGGATGAGCAGCGCCATGTGACGGTTGAAGCCCCGGCTGCACCGCAAGCACCGGCGATGCCGCAAGTGCAGGTTGAGCCGGTGGTGGTGCCTGAGCCGCAAGCCTTGCCTCAGGAACCAGTGCCGAGCGATGACGAAATCGCCCAGCAGGAAGTGCCCGTTGCGCCTGTCGCGCCAGCGCCAACCGCAAAAGCTGTCACGCCGCCTCCTGCTCCAGCACCGGTTCCGGCGCTCGCGGCAAAACCTGCGACCGCGCCCGCCCAGCCGATCACCGCGGCTCCGGGCAAGCCGGACACCACGCAAAGCCGCGTCGATGCCAATGGTCTCTCGGTGAGCTGGTCGGTGCAACTGGCCAGCCTGGCCAATCGTGAAAGTGCGGAAAAGCTGCAGAAGACCCTGCGCAGCCAGGGTTACAACGCTTATATCCGTACCGCCGACGGCAAGAATCGGGTGTTTGTCGGGCCGCTGATCGAGCGTGCCGAAGCCGATCGTCTGCGTGACTTGTTGAACCGCCAGCAGAACCTCAAGGGGTTTGTGGTGCGTTTTCAGCCAGAGCGCGGCTAA
- a CDS encoding CvpA family protein, translating to MPFTWVDWAIVAIVAISALISLSRGFVKEALSLVTWIIAGAVAWMFGGSLSEYLAGYIQTPSARVIAGCAIMFVATLIVGAMINYLIGELVRVTGLSGTDRFLGMAFGAARGVLLVVVAVGLLSLGPVQQDEWWQQSQLVPKFLLVADWSKNLILGWSSQWLASGISVPAEIPFKEHLLPMAKTPQ from the coding sequence GTGCCATTTACCTGGGTTGACTGGGCGATCGTTGCAATCGTCGCCATCTCCGCATTGATCAGTCTGAGCCGCGGCTTCGTCAAAGAAGCACTGTCGCTGGTGACCTGGATCATCGCAGGAGCCGTTGCCTGGATGTTCGGTGGCTCATTGTCCGAGTACCTCGCCGGATACATTCAAACACCTTCGGCTCGCGTGATCGCGGGCTGTGCCATCATGTTTGTCGCCACGTTGATCGTAGGCGCAATGATCAATTATCTGATCGGCGAATTGGTACGCGTCACCGGGTTGTCCGGGACCGATCGATTCCTCGGCATGGCCTTTGGCGCCGCGCGTGGCGTTTTGCTGGTGGTCGTGGCGGTCGGGCTATTGAGCCTGGGGCCGGTACAGCAGGACGAGTGGTGGCAGCAGTCGCAACTCGTGCCAAAATTTCTATTGGTCGCCGATTGGTCCAAAAACCTGATTCTCGGGTGGAGCAGTCAGTGGCTTGCCAGCGGTATCAGCGTACCCGCTGAAATACCGTTCAAGGAGCACCTCTTGCCGATGGCCAAAACGCCTCAGTGA
- the purF gene encoding amidophosphoribosyltransferase, protein MCGIVGIVGKSNVNQALYDALTVLQHRGQDAAGIVTSHDGRLFLRKDNGLVRDVFQQRHMQRLVGHMGIGHVRYPTAGSSTSAEAQPFYVNSPYGITLAHNGNLTNVEQLAKEIYESDLRHVNTSSDSEVLLNVFAHELAQRGKLQPTEEDVFAAVTDVHNRCVGGYAVVAMVTGYGIVGFRDPHGIRPIVFGQRHTDEGVEYMIASESVSLDVLGFTLIRDLAPGEAVYITEDGKLHTRQCATNPSLTPCIFEHVYLARPDSIIDGVSVYKARLRMGEKLAEKILRERPEHDIDVVIPIPDTSRTAALELANHLGVKFREGFVKNRYIGRTFIMPGQAARKKSVRQKLNAIELEFRGKNVMLVDDSIVRGTTCKQIIQMAREAGAKNVYFCSAAPAVRFPNVYGIDMPSAHELIAHNRSTQDVADLIGADWLIYQDLPDLIEAVGGGKIKIDKFDCAVFDGQYVTGDVDEAYLNKIEQARNDASKVKTQAVSAIIDLYNN, encoded by the coding sequence ATGTGTGGCATCGTCGGTATCGTCGGTAAGTCGAACGTCAATCAGGCGCTGTATGACGCGCTAACCGTCCTCCAGCACCGCGGCCAGGACGCTGCCGGTATCGTGACCAGCCATGATGGCCGGTTATTCCTGCGCAAGGACAACGGCCTGGTGCGTGACGTGTTCCAGCAGCGTCACATGCAGCGCCTGGTCGGCCACATGGGCATTGGCCATGTGCGCTATCCGACCGCGGGCAGCTCGACCTCGGCCGAAGCTCAACCGTTTTACGTCAACTCGCCTTACGGCATCACCCTGGCGCACAACGGTAACCTGACCAACGTTGAACAGCTGGCCAAGGAGATTTACGAATCTGACCTGCGCCACGTCAACACCAGCTCCGACTCGGAAGTGCTGCTCAACGTGTTCGCACACGAACTGGCCCAGCGCGGCAAGTTGCAGCCAACCGAAGAAGACGTGTTTGCCGCCGTCACCGACGTGCACAACCGTTGCGTCGGTGGTTACGCCGTCGTGGCGATGGTGACCGGCTACGGTATCGTCGGTTTCCGTGACCCGCACGGCATCCGCCCGATCGTGTTCGGCCAGCGTCACACCGACGAAGGCGTCGAGTACATGATCGCGTCCGAAAGCGTGTCCCTGGACGTGCTCGGCTTCACCCTGATTCGCGACCTGGCACCGGGCGAAGCGGTCTACATCACTGAAGACGGCAAGCTGCACACCCGTCAGTGCGCGACCAACCCGTCCCTGACTCCGTGCATCTTCGAACACGTGTACTTGGCGCGTCCGGACTCGATCATCGACGGCGTGTCGGTGTACAAGGCCCGCCTGCGCATGGGCGAGAAACTCGCCGAGAAGATCCTGCGCGAGCGTCCTGAGCACGACATCGACGTGGTCATCCCGATCCCGGACACCAGCCGCACCGCGGCCTTGGAGCTGGCGAACCACCTGGGCGTGAAGTTCCGCGAAGGCTTCGTGAAGAACCGCTACATCGGCCGCACCTTCATCATGCCGGGCCAGGCAGCACGGAAAAAATCCGTACGCCAGAAGCTCAACGCAATCGAGCTGGAATTCCGCGGCAAGAACGTGATGCTGGTGGACGACTCCATCGTTCGCGGCACCACCTGCAAGCAGATCATCCAGATGGCACGTGAAGCGGGCGCCAAGAACGTCTACTTCTGTTCCGCTGCGCCGGCCGTGCGTTTCCCGAACGTCTACGGCATCGACATGCCGAGCGCCCATGAACTGATCGCTCACAACCGTTCGACCCAGGACGTGGCTGACCTGATCGGCGCTGACTGGCTGATCTATCAGGACTTGCCTGACTTGATCGAAGCGGTCGGTGGCGGCAAGATCAAGATCGACAAGTTCGATTGCGCGGTGTTCGACGGCCAGTACGTCACCGGCGACGTCGACGAGGCTTACCTGAACAAGATCGAGCAGGCACGCAACGATGCCTCCAAGGTCAAGACGCAGGCAGTCAGCGCGATCATCGATCTGTACAACAACTGA
- a CDS encoding O-succinylhomoserine sulfhydrylase, translating into MSQDWDAGRLDSDLEGVAFDTLAVRAGQHRTPEGEHGDPMFFTSSYVFRTAADAAARFAGEVPGNVYSRYTNPTVRAFEERIAALESAEQAVATATGMAAIMAVVMSLCSAGDHVLVSRSVFGSTISLFEKYFKRFGIEVDYVALADLSGWDAAIKANTKLLFVESPSNPLAELVDIAELAKIAHAKGAMLVVDNCFCTPALQQPLKMGADIVVHSATKFIDGQGRCMGGVVAGRSEQMKEVVGFLRTAGPTLSPFNAWIFLKGLETLNLRMKAHCANAQQLAEWLEQQDGIEKVHYAGLKSHPQHELALRQQKGFGAVVSFEVKGGKEGAWRFIDATRLISITANLGDSKTTITHPSTTSHGRLAPQEREAAGIRDSLIRVAVGLEDVADLQADLARGLAAL; encoded by the coding sequence ATGAGTCAGGATTGGGATGCCGGTCGGTTGGACAGCGACCTCGAAGGCGTAGCGTTCGATACCCTGGCCGTACGTGCCGGTCAGCACCGTACGCCGGAAGGCGAACACGGTGATCCGATGTTCTTCACTTCCAGCTACGTATTCCGCACCGCTGCCGACGCCGCCGCGCGTTTTGCCGGCGAAGTGCCGGGCAACGTCTACTCGCGCTACACCAACCCGACCGTGCGCGCCTTCGAAGAGCGCATCGCGGCCCTGGAAAGCGCCGAGCAAGCCGTGGCCACCGCAACCGGCATGGCTGCGATCATGGCGGTGGTGATGAGCCTGTGCAGCGCCGGCGACCACGTATTGGTGTCGCGCAGCGTGTTTGGCTCGACCATCAGCCTGTTCGAGAAGTACTTCAAACGCTTCGGGATCGAAGTCGATTACGTGGCCCTGGCGGACTTGTCCGGTTGGGACGCGGCGATCAAGGCCAACACCAAATTGCTGTTCGTCGAGTCGCCATCCAACCCTCTGGCCGAGCTGGTCGACATCGCCGAACTGGCGAAAATCGCTCACGCCAAAGGCGCGATGCTGGTGGTCGACAACTGTTTCTGCACCCCTGCGTTGCAGCAGCCGCTGAAAATGGGCGCGGACATCGTCGTGCACTCGGCGACCAAGTTCATCGACGGCCAGGGCCGTTGCATGGGCGGTGTCGTCGCCGGTCGCAGCGAGCAGATGAAAGAAGTGGTCGGTTTCCTGCGTACTGCCGGGCCGACCCTGAGCCCGTTCAACGCCTGGATCTTCCTCAAGGGCCTGGAAACCCTGAACCTGCGGATGAAGGCGCACTGCGCCAACGCCCAGCAACTGGCCGAGTGGCTGGAGCAGCAGGACGGCATCGAGAAAGTCCATTACGCCGGTCTCAAGAGCCATCCGCAGCACGAATTGGCCCTGCGTCAGCAGAAGGGGTTCGGCGCGGTGGTGAGCTTCGAAGTGAAGGGCGGCAAAGAGGGCGCCTGGCGCTTTATCGATGCAACGCGCCTGATTTCGATCACCGCCAACCTGGGCGACAGTAAAACCACCATCACTCACCCGAGCACCACCTCTCACGGCCGTCTGGCGCCGCAAGAGCGTGAAGCCGCGGGCATTCGTGACAGCCTGATCCGCGTCGCGGTCGGTCTGGAAGACGTGGCAGACCTGCAAGCCGACCTGGCGCGCGGGTTGGCTGCCTTGTGA
- a CDS encoding SDR family oxidoreductase codes for MIELSTPPASNGRVALVTGAARGIGLGIAAWLISEGWQVVLTDLDRQRGSKVAKVLGDNAWFIAMDVSNEGQVALGVAEVLGQFGRLDALVCNAAVADPHNITLESLDLAYWNRVLAVNLSGPMLLAKHCAPYLRAHNGSIVNLASTRAAQSEPDTEAYAASKGGLLALTHALAISLGPEIRVNAVSPGWIDARDPSARRAEPLTDADHAQHPAGRVGTVEDVAAMVAWLLSKNAGFVTGQEFVVDGGMTKKMIYSE; via the coding sequence GTGATCGAGCTGTCTACGCCACCCGCTTCCAATGGTCGTGTTGCACTGGTAACCGGTGCTGCGCGGGGCATTGGGTTGGGGATTGCGGCCTGGCTGATCAGCGAGGGCTGGCAAGTCGTGCTGACGGACCTGGATCGTCAGCGCGGTTCGAAAGTGGCGAAGGTACTCGGCGACAATGCCTGGTTCATCGCCATGGACGTCTCGAACGAAGGGCAGGTCGCGCTGGGTGTTGCCGAGGTGCTGGGGCAATTCGGGCGTCTGGATGCGTTGGTGTGCAACGCGGCAGTTGCCGATCCGCACAACATCACCCTGGAAAGCCTCGATCTGGCTTACTGGAATCGGGTGTTGGCGGTGAACCTCAGTGGGCCGATGCTATTGGCCAAGCACTGTGCGCCGTATCTTCGCGCTCACAACGGGTCGATCGTCAATCTGGCCTCGACCCGTGCCGCGCAATCGGAGCCTGATACCGAGGCGTATGCGGCGAGCAAGGGCGGTTTGCTGGCCCTGACTCACGCGCTCGCCATCAGCCTTGGCCCGGAAATTCGCGTCAATGCCGTCAGCCCGGGCTGGATCGATGCGCGCGACCCTTCTGCGCGCCGTGCCGAACCGCTGACCGATGCCGATCATGCCCAACATCCGGCGGGCAGGGTAGGGACGGTCGAGGATGTGGCGGCGATGGTGGCCTGGTTGCTGTCGAAGAACGCCGGTTTCGTCACGGGCCAGGAGTTCGTGGTGGACGGTGGCATGACCAAGAAGATGATTTACAGCGAGTAA
- a CDS encoding sigma-70 family RNA polymerase sigma factor, producing MSDAAMPKEQTLHDLYRDHRGWLESWLRRRMGNACDAADLSQDTFLRLLASSQRVADLHEPRAYLLTVGKRLLSNFYQRRSLEQAYLNALASLPEDCVPSPEQRWLLLETLQALDELLDGLPRAVRRAFLWSQLEGLSYQQIAERLSVSERTIKRYMAQAYEHCLLVEL from the coding sequence ATGAGTGATGCAGCGATGCCGAAGGAGCAAACCCTTCACGACCTGTACCGCGATCACCGTGGCTGGCTTGAGAGCTGGTTAAGGCGACGCATGGGCAATGCCTGCGATGCGGCGGACCTCAGTCAGGATACGTTTTTGCGTTTGCTCGCCAGCTCCCAGCGGGTCGCGGATCTGCATGAGCCCCGTGCCTATCTGCTGACAGTGGGCAAGCGCCTGCTGAGCAACTTCTATCAGCGCCGCAGTCTCGAGCAGGCTTACCTGAATGCCTTGGCATCCCTGCCGGAAGACTGCGTGCCGTCCCCGGAACAGCGCTGGTTACTACTGGAAACCCTGCAAGCCCTGGACGAATTGCTCGATGGATTGCCGCGAGCAGTACGACGGGCTTTTCTCTGGAGTCAGCTCGAAGGCCTGAGCTACCAGCAAATCGCCGAGCGCTTGTCAGTCTCCGAACGCACGATCAAGCGCTACATGGCGCAAGCCTACGAGCATTGCCTGTTGGTGGAACTGTGA
- a CDS encoding FecR domain-containing protein, with translation MNSAAPDARQVVRAAAQWLALLESGGATEQDRANLQRWRDTSPSHEQAWQKAQALRQRFADLPSALALSSLDRPDPGRRVVLKRALGAVALVPAAWLISRQLPMNVWRADLHTATGERKQVHLADGSSLQLNTASAVDVDLPNRRLKLVEGEMSLKVSGVSPLTIQTRFGQVIVSQSEVCVRQDNRGCRVSVFNGAVQLQPLQGSTLTLRAGQQVNLQAAGAGAVQAFDVLQPGWREGVLMANNQPLGDFLRELDTYRPGVLRWEPELEALRVTGSFRLDDTDRILALLAVSLPLEVQTRTRYWVTLLPRKKVV, from the coding sequence GTGAACAGCGCCGCGCCCGATGCCCGTCAGGTGGTGCGAGCGGCCGCGCAATGGCTGGCTTTGCTCGAATCCGGTGGTGCCACCGAGCAGGATCGCGCGAACCTGCAGCGCTGGCGCGATACGTCGCCCAGCCATGAGCAAGCCTGGCAGAAGGCGCAAGCTTTGCGTCAGCGCTTCGCCGACCTGCCTTCAGCGTTGGCCCTGAGCAGCCTCGACCGTCCCGATCCTGGGCGCCGCGTGGTGCTCAAACGCGCACTGGGCGCCGTAGCGTTGGTGCCCGCAGCCTGGCTGATCAGCCGGCAATTACCTATGAACGTCTGGCGCGCCGATCTGCACACCGCCACTGGCGAGCGCAAACAAGTGCATCTCGCGGATGGCAGCTCCCTGCAACTAAATACCGCCAGCGCCGTCGATGTGGATTTGCCGAATCGCCGGTTGAAGCTGGTGGAGGGCGAAATGTCGCTGAAGGTGTCGGGTGTCTCGCCATTGACGATCCAGACCCGCTTCGGTCAAGTGATCGTCAGCCAAAGCGAAGTCTGCGTGCGCCAGGACAATCGCGGTTGTCGAGTCTCGGTGTTCAACGGCGCCGTGCAGTTGCAACCGTTGCAGGGCTCAACACTGACGCTGCGCGCGGGTCAGCAGGTGAATCTTCAAGCCGCAGGCGCCGGTGCGGTGCAAGCCTTTGATGTGCTGCAACCCGGTTGGCGTGAAGGCGTGCTGATGGCTAACAACCAGCCGCTGGGGGATTTCCTGCGTGAGCTCGATACCTATCGACCGGGTGTTTTGCGTTGGGAGCCTGAACTCGAAGCGCTGCGCGTCACCGGCAGTTTCCGCCTCGATGACACCGATCGCATTCTCGCGTTGCTGGCAGTCAGCCTGCCGTTGGAGGTGCAAACGCGCACCCGTTACTGGGTGACGTTACTGCCGCGCAAAAAAGTTGTCTGA
- a CDS encoding TonB-dependent receptor gives MPAVKPCCPRPASSGLRPLLRLSLLLSLSASPFFITNGWAEDAARRSFQVPAGSLSDALTRFAGLAGVNLSVDPALVSGRSSAGLSGDYGVEEGFARLLQNSGLQLQPVGEQAYILIPAPSGASLQLGATSILGAVDTEHGDPYAGGQVARRGSQGLLGSQDFMETPFSMTTYTSETVKNQQARTLGDLVASDPSVRATNPAGGRYEQFTIRGLSLFNSDVSYNGLYGILPTYTIDMEMADRVDILKGPSQLINGISPRGSVGGGINVVPKRATDQPITSFTGSYASNNQVGGAVDVGRRFGEGDMFGVRFNGVKQSGDTDWDHQSVDREMAVLGLDFRGERLRLSTDIGHTERDTDAPQERVQIGANAKVPNANDVRDNYAQPWSQARTTDTFGTLNGEFDVNDSVMLYGGVGARKSNHDFLRHAVAVTNDAGDFSVLPRDFTRDENVRTATAGVRNWFHTGPVSHQVNLAASYFYMDFENGGSRYAAAPSNLFNPRETPTPVRPTRFDPEVYTENRFSSVALSDTLGFFDDRLLLTLGGRWQRVKVDDWSDDVKGDTAYDEEKFSPSGGILFKATDKLSLYANYMEGLSQGKIAPSTSLNEDEIFPPFISRQVEVGAKYDAGAFALTAAVFRIKQPAYETNATTRVFGPNGKRQNDGVELSVFGEPLKGFRLLGGVMYIDSELNDTTNGTFDGNRAPATPKYNVNLGAEWDVPSVQGLTLTSRGIYSSSQYLDQSNNKEIDSWERFDVGARYAFRVDEKTITVRANVENVADKRYWSSAGASDDSEPGLTLSTPRTYLLSATVDF, from the coding sequence ATGCCCGCAGTAAAGCCTTGCTGTCCGCGCCCGGCGTCGTCCGGTCTGCGCCCGTTGTTGCGCCTGAGCCTGTTGCTGAGCTTGAGCGCCAGCCCGTTTTTCATCACCAACGGCTGGGCCGAAGACGCCGCCCGCCGCAGCTTCCAGGTGCCCGCCGGCAGCCTGAGCGATGCGTTGACACGGTTCGCGGGTTTGGCCGGGGTCAATCTGTCGGTCGATCCGGCGCTGGTCAGCGGTCGCAGCAGTGCCGGTTTGTCCGGTGACTACGGAGTGGAAGAGGGCTTTGCTCGCCTGCTACAAAATTCCGGACTGCAATTGCAGCCGGTGGGCGAGCAGGCGTACATCCTGATTCCGGCACCAAGTGGCGCCAGCCTGCAATTGGGCGCGACTTCGATTCTCGGTGCCGTTGATACCGAACATGGCGATCCGTATGCCGGTGGACAGGTTGCGCGTCGCGGATCGCAAGGCTTGCTAGGCTCGCAAGACTTCATGGAAACGCCGTTCAGCATGACCACCTACACCAGTGAAACGGTGAAAAACCAGCAGGCCCGCACCTTGGGCGACCTGGTCGCCAGCGATCCTTCGGTTCGCGCCACCAACCCGGCGGGTGGGCGTTACGAGCAATTCACCATTCGCGGGCTCAGCCTGTTCAATAGCGATGTTTCCTACAACGGTCTGTACGGCATCCTGCCGACTTATACGATCGACATGGAGATGGCCGACCGCGTCGACATCCTCAAAGGTCCGAGCCAGCTCATCAACGGTATCTCGCCGCGAGGCAGCGTGGGTGGCGGGATCAACGTGGTACCCAAACGCGCGACCGACCAGCCCATCACCTCGTTCACTGGTAGCTACGCGTCCAACAACCAAGTCGGCGGTGCCGTGGATGTCGGTCGGCGTTTTGGTGAGGGCGACATGTTCGGCGTTCGTTTCAATGGCGTGAAGCAGTCCGGCGACACCGACTGGGATCACCAGAGTGTCGACCGCGAAATGGCCGTGCTGGGCCTGGACTTTCGCGGTGAGCGCCTGCGCCTCTCGACCGACATCGGCCACACCGAGCGCGATACCGATGCCCCGCAGGAACGCGTGCAGATTGGCGCCAACGCGAAAGTGCCGAATGCCAACGATGTCCGTGACAACTATGCACAGCCCTGGAGCCAGGCACGGACCACCGACACCTTTGGCACGCTGAACGGCGAGTTCGATGTCAACGATTCAGTCATGCTGTACGGCGGTGTGGGCGCGCGCAAAAGTAATCATGATTTTCTTCGGCATGCCGTTGCGGTCACCAATGATGCTGGCGATTTCAGCGTTCTGCCGCGTGATTTCACCCGCGATGAAAATGTCCGCACGGCCACGGCAGGCGTGCGCAACTGGTTCCATACCGGTCCGGTGAGCCATCAGGTCAACCTGGCGGCAAGCTACTTCTACATGGATTTCGAAAATGGTGGCTCCCGTTATGCCGCGGCCCCCAGCAACCTCTTCAACCCTCGGGAAACACCTACACCCGTCCGCCCGACGCGATTCGATCCAGAGGTCTACACCGAGAACCGCTTCAGCAGCGTGGCGTTGTCCGACACGCTGGGTTTCTTCGATGACCGCTTGCTGCTGACCCTTGGCGGCCGCTGGCAGCGGGTGAAGGTGGATGACTGGTCGGATGACGTCAAAGGCGACACGGCCTACGACGAGGAAAAGTTCTCGCCATCGGGCGGCATTCTGTTCAAGGCGACCGACAAGTTGTCGCTGTACGCCAACTACATGGAAGGCCTGAGCCAGGGCAAGATTGCGCCGTCGACTTCGTTGAACGAGGACGAGATTTTTCCTCCATTCATCAGTCGTCAGGTCGAGGTTGGTGCCAAGTACGACGCCGGTGCGTTCGCCCTCACCGCCGCCGTGTTCCGCATCAAACAGCCAGCCTACGAGACCAACGCCACGACGCGGGTCTTCGGCCCGAACGGCAAACGGCAGAATGATGGTGTGGAGTTGAGCGTGTTCGGCGAGCCACTCAAGGGTTTCCGCCTGCTCGGCGGTGTGATGTACATCGACAGCGAGTTGAACGACACCACCAACGGCACTTTCGATGGCAACCGGGCGCCGGCCACGCCGAAGTACAACGTCAATCTGGGCGCCGAGTGGGACGTGCCGAGTGTGCAAGGCTTGACCCTGACCAGTCGTGGCATCTATTCCAGTTCGCAGTATCTGGATCAGTCCAACAACAAGGAAATCGATTCGTGGGAGCGGTTCGACGTGGGCGCGCGGTATGCGTTCAGGGTCGATGAAAAGACCATCACCGTGCGGGCGAATGTCGAGAACGTGGCGGACAAGCGCTACTGGAGTTCGGCGGGGGCTTCGGATGACAGCGAGCCGGGGTTGACACTGTCGACGCCGCGGACTTATTTGCTGTCGGCGACTGTGGATTTTTGA
- the aldA gene encoding aldehyde dehydrogenase gives MPSVPVYENFINGQFVASAAHLDVINPATGAVLSKVPASTAEDVDRALAAARAAQKDWSRKPANDRAGYLRRIAAKLRENVAHLARTITLEQGKISGLAEVEVNFTADYLDYMAEWARRIEGEIITSDRQNENIFLFRKPLGVVAGILPWNFPFFLIARKMAPALLTGNTIVIKPSEETPNNCFEFARLVAETDLPPGVFNVVCGDGQVGAALSAHKGVDMISFTGSVDTGSRIMAAAAPNITKLNLELGGKAPAIVLADADLDLAVKAIRDSRIINSGQVCNCAERVYVERKVADQFIERIAAAMSATRYGDPVAQSDVEMGPLINRQGLDSVNRKVRTALSQGANLISGGQIADLPNGFHFQPTVLAGCRADMEIMREEIFGPVLPIQIIDDLDEAIALANDCDYGLTSSIYTRDLSKTLHAMRELDFGETYVNRENFEAMQGFHAGVRKSGIGGADGKHGLYEYTHTHAVYLQG, from the coding sequence ATGCCGTCCGTGCCTGTTTACGAAAACTTCATCAATGGCCAGTTCGTGGCCAGCGCTGCCCACCTCGATGTGATCAACCCGGCCACCGGAGCCGTGTTGTCGAAAGTCCCGGCCTCGACCGCCGAAGACGTCGACCGCGCCCTCGCCGCTGCCCGTGCCGCGCAAAAGGACTGGTCGCGTAAACCGGCGAATGACCGCGCCGGCTACCTGCGTCGCATCGCTGCCAAGCTGCGGGAAAACGTCGCGCACCTGGCGCGCACCATTACGCTGGAACAAGGCAAGATCAGCGGCCTGGCCGAGGTCGAAGTCAACTTCACCGCTGACTACCTCGACTACATGGCCGAATGGGCGCGGCGCATCGAAGGTGAAATCATCACCAGCGACCGTCAGAACGAAAACATCTTTCTGTTCCGCAAACCGTTGGGCGTGGTGGCCGGGATTCTGCCGTGGAATTTCCCGTTCTTCCTGATCGCCCGCAAGATGGCCCCGGCGCTGCTGACCGGCAACACCATCGTCATCAAGCCCAGCGAAGAAACGCCGAACAACTGCTTCGAATTTGCCCGTTTGGTGGCCGAAACCGATTTGCCGCCCGGCGTGTTCAACGTAGTTTGCGGTGACGGCCAGGTTGGCGCCGCACTGAGTGCGCACAAAGGCGTGGACATGATCAGCTTCACCGGCAGCGTCGACACCGGCTCGCGGATCATGGCCGCCGCTGCGCCGAACATCACCAAGCTCAATCTGGAACTGGGCGGCAAGGCGCCGGCCATTGTGCTGGCGGACGCAGATCTCGACCTCGCTGTGAAGGCCATCCGAGATTCGCGCATCATCAACAGCGGTCAGGTTTGCAACTGCGCCGAGCGGGTGTACGTCGAGCGCAAAGTGGCGGATCAGTTCATCGAGCGCATCGCGGCGGCCATGAGCGCGACCCGATATGGCGATCCGGTTGCGCAATCCGATGTGGAAATGGGTCCGCTGATCAACCGCCAGGGGCTGGACAGCGTCAACCGTAAAGTCCGCACGGCATTGAGCCAAGGTGCGAACCTGATCAGCGGCGGGCAAATCGCCGACCTGCCGAATGGCTTCCACTTCCAACCCACGGTGCTTGCCGGGTGCCGCGCCGACATGGAGATCATGCGCGAAGAGATTTTCGGCCCGGTGCTGCCGATCCAGATCATCGACGACCTCGACGAAGCCATCGCCCTGGCCAACGACTGCGACTATGGCCTGACCTCGTCGATCTACACCCGCGACCTGAGCAAAACCCTGCACGCCATGCGCGAGCTGGATTTTGGCGAAACCTACGTCAACCGCGAGAACTTCGAAGCCATGCAAGGCTTCCATGCCGGCGTGCGTAAATCGGGGATTGGCGGTGCGGATGGCAAGCATGGGTTGTATGAATACACCCATACGCATGCGGTTTATTTGCAAGGCTGA